DNA sequence from the Methanolobus psychrophilus R15 genome:
TTAGAACAGCATTTCGCAAGGAAAGGTGAGGCACCTGGAAACCACCACGCTTTAAGGCACCTCTGTCCTTGTATATCCAGAATAATCCCCGCTGACCGGATAAGTCACTTAAGATCCGCGAGTTATTCCCCAACCCGCAACAGATAATAAGTACTTTTTTTATTTAACCTAAACCCGTTGCAATTTGATACTAAACTATATATTTCAATGTAATTGAAAATTCAATCGTCATTTTACGAACAAATATTCGTGTATCTGATTGAGAACAGACATGTCACCTAAATGGTAGTTATCAATGTCGAATCCATTTTATAGTATTCAAAGAGGTCTTTTCCCCATTCAAGTGCACTCCTGCTATAAGAGATCAGTTCTTTGTTATCATACCATCCATCCTTTTTCAACATGGTCACTAAAAGACAATAGTCATTCAATGAAAAGAACACAAAGCGAAAAGGTTTGCAATAGAGGCGGAACTCAATGTTACTGTTCTCCAGTAAATGCTGGAAGTCACTGGGATTATGCGTCCTCAGTTTCTCGAAGAGTTCTTCCGAGAGGATCATTGTAATCTTTGCGCCATTTCGCGTCCATTGATCAAACAGATCCATAAAATTGGGATGAAATATTGTAGTAACAGCGCACATCCTTTCTGATGATGATGTCGTTTCAGTGAACTCCTTGTTCAGTTCATGGATGTTGGATATCGATGGCTCATTTATTGTATACGGCTCTAGCTCCCGAATCCTGTTCAGCATTTCAGGAGGGAGAAAACCCAGCTCTCGCTCTCCCCAGAAATCAATGTTATGATCCAGTACATTTAATGTGGCTACAAAAGGCGCCATTTCATCGACAATGATCTTTGATATAGAAGTTAATTCATATTTATCGCCGCGGCGACTGATCAGATAGTTCTCTTCCAGTATCTTCAATTGTGGAAGTAATGCCTGCCGGGTGGTATTCATGGATTGCAGCAGCGTTGTTATCTCTTTAGGCCCTTCCTGCAGCAAAAGCAATGAGCTTTTCCGTTTCTCAGACGCAAAGATGACATCAAGTAGCGGTTTCTTCATAAATATCCTCTAACCCGACATTCCATCTCACATATGACCAATATTAATATGTGACCATAACTAACCTTAATAGAATGTCTTTATACCTATTTATCTGACATTATGCTACTTAAAACAAATTATATAATACTGACAAGATAGCTTCAAGGTAGATTGGGACGCCTGGAAACTACCACGCTTTAAGGCGCCTCAATCTTACGAATCCGGGATGTTCCCCGACATCTCTTAAGTGATCCACTCCCGCGTTTGCGGGCACCCCACAGCCCGCAACGCATAGTAAGTCACCTTTTTTATTTAACCTGAACCTTGATTAATCTGACACTGAGGCTGAAGATGATATTAAATGCTATCTTCATGTAAGCAATGTTTTCTAGCGAGGTTAAATCTTCAAACGCTTCTTTGATGGCTACCCGGTAATGATCTCAGTCTTGAATATAACGCAACAGAAGAGTAAAGAAAAAGATATGAAGCATGCAATTATACAACTAACTGGGAAATCAAAGTGGTTAGCATAAAGTAACTTGAATTTATGCGAGCTGTCTTGCTGTATAGGTATGTCATTATAGGAATGAAGCTCATGAGGGAAAATCGAAATGATATTCAAGCGGATTAAATCAGATGGCCTGGCTCATCTGTCCTATTTCATCGGCTCGGGAGATGAGGCAGTTGTCATCGACCCCAGGAGAGATTGCAGGATATATGCCGACACTGCCAGGAATGAAGGCATGAAGATAAAATTCATCTTCGAGACCCATCGCAATGAAGATTATGTGATTGGTTCCCTTGAACTGGAACGTCTTACCGGCGCAAAGATCTATCATGGCAGAGGCGTGGATTTCAAATACGGGAACTATGTGGATGAAGGCCAGGATTTTCGTTTTGGCTCGCTTGGCCTGACAGCCCTGCACACTCCGGGTCATACTGATGAGAGTATGTCCTATGTCCTGACTGACATTGAAGCAGGTGAAGAGCCGGTAATGGTCTTTACCGGGGATGCGCTGTTCATTGGCGATGTAGGAAGGACCGACCTCTATGGTCCGGACGAGGCACCGAGGATGGCGTCCAACCTGTATGACAGCATTTTCAACAAAATACTCCCTCTGGGAGATGAAGTGATACTGTGTCCTGCGCACGGTGCCGGCTCGATGTGCGGAAGTGCTATCGGGACACGGGAGCATAGCACACTTGGACTTGAGCGCATTCAGAATCCTGCCCTCAGGAACACAAATAAAGAGGATTTTGTAAAATACAAACTTCAGGAGCGTCTGGAGTTTCCACCTTACTTCCGGCAGATGGAAAAATACAATCTGGAGGGGCCGCCTCTTTTGCAGG
Encoded proteins:
- a CDS encoding metallo-beta-lactamase, coding for MIFKRIKSDGLAHLSYFIGSGDEAVVIDPRRDCRIYADTARNEGMKIKFIFETHRNEDYVIGSLELERLTGAKIYHGRGVDFKYGNYVDEGQDFRFGSLGLTALHTPGHTDESMSYVLTDIEAGEEPVMVFTGDALFIGDVGRTDLYGPDEAPRMASNLYDSIFNKILPLGDEVILCPAHGAGSMCGSAIGTREHSTLGLERIQNPALRNTNKEDFVKYKLQERLEFPPYFRQMEKYNLEGPPLLQDGPNPELLSPHEFREKMKNGAVVVDTRMPHSFGGAYIKDTYSIWLGGLPSFAGWVLPYNAPILLVLEDKEQLETAVKYLIRLRYDNIAGFLNSGIAAWYIEALPVEGFNLLSVHDLKSKLDADEELFILDVRGDGEWESGHIEGARHIYVGHVEENLDKVPKNCQVLVYCGSGRRSNIAASILKKNGYMKVFNVLGSMSAWKSAGYEVIK